In a genomic window of Streptomyces noursei ATCC 11455:
- a CDS encoding response regulator, giving the protein MVRMGFRLILEGQDDISVIGEASDGAEAVEAVHRLRPDVCLMDIRMPKLDGLEATRRLRQAQGAATDGTKIVIVTTFDMDEYVYGALRAGASGFVVKNSGPRLLIEAVHAAVKGDSLISPSVTVRLLEHLSKPSRAETAAAAARRLTPQELKVVSRVARGHTNNEIAAQLTLSLSTIKSHLSRVQDKLPARNRVEIAAWAWEHGVVR; this is encoded by the coding sequence ATGGTGCGGATGGGCTTCCGCCTCATCCTGGAGGGGCAAGACGACATCTCCGTGATCGGGGAGGCCTCCGACGGCGCGGAGGCGGTCGAGGCAGTTCACCGGCTGCGGCCGGACGTCTGCTTGATGGACATCCGCATGCCGAAACTGGACGGCCTGGAGGCGACCAGGCGCCTGCGCCAGGCACAGGGAGCCGCGACGGACGGTACAAAGATCGTCATCGTGACGACGTTCGACATGGACGAGTACGTCTACGGAGCGCTCCGCGCCGGTGCCAGTGGCTTCGTGGTCAAGAACTCCGGCCCCCGGCTGCTGATCGAAGCAGTGCATGCCGCTGTCAAAGGTGACTCCCTCATCTCGCCGTCCGTCACCGTTCGGCTCCTGGAACACCTGAGCAAACCGTCACGCGCTGAGACCGCGGCCGCCGCCGCACGACGGCTCACTCCCCAGGAACTCAAGGTCGTGAGCCGGGTCGCCCGCGGGCACACGAACAACGAGATCGCCGCACAACTGACTCTCTCGCTCAGCACCATCAAGAGCCACCTCAGCCGGGTCCAGGACAAACTGCCGGCCCGCAACCGTGTGGAGATCGCAGCCTGGGCCTGGGAACACGGCGTCGTCCGCTGA
- a CDS encoding sensor histidine kinase, with protein sequence MPRPIPRPSPGTVAALCLSALLVLLDASVVSFSYVGLAVVASGVMALGAAAAQLRLYRFGRQWTAGALCVVVATVSLLTTSLVKGTVLQRTPGWVELLGLLVLLCLSCRYGRPVPLMLSVVPLFVAVVRIEGRAPTLSDLPVLNDIDGLFTLLPVGFVLLGGYLRAEDGRRRTAAENVRQAERLDLARDLHDHVAHYVTAMVVQAQAGEPTAERDPATARKLFANIERTGQEGLVAMSRMVRLLRKADGAVAEAPVTPAMTRIEELVHQFSGTGQQAWLDIADDVDGTVWSPQLAKSVERLVQEGLTNIRKHARTATTVHVKLGTDGDRLVVRVRDNASGQQRGRVWFRPSGFGMVGLSERVVELGGELSSGPMPEGGWELAASIPMK encoded by the coding sequence ATGCCCCGCCCTATCCCGCGTCCCTCCCCCGGGACGGTCGCCGCACTGTGTCTGAGCGCGCTGCTCGTGCTGCTCGACGCATCCGTGGTGAGCTTCAGCTACGTCGGCCTTGCGGTGGTCGCCAGCGGGGTCATGGCGCTGGGCGCCGCCGCCGCGCAGTTGCGGCTGTACCGGTTCGGACGGCAGTGGACGGCAGGCGCGCTGTGCGTCGTCGTGGCGACCGTCTCGTTGCTGACCACGTCCCTGGTGAAGGGCACCGTGCTCCAGCGCACCCCCGGTTGGGTCGAACTTCTCGGGCTTCTGGTGCTGTTGTGCCTTTCCTGCCGGTATGGACGACCTGTGCCGCTCATGTTGTCGGTGGTCCCGCTCTTCGTGGCGGTCGTACGGATCGAGGGCCGCGCTCCAACGCTGTCGGATCTGCCGGTGCTCAATGACATCGACGGCCTGTTCACCCTGCTGCCGGTGGGTTTCGTGCTGCTGGGCGGCTACCTGCGAGCCGAGGACGGCAGACGCAGGACCGCCGCGGAGAACGTACGCCAGGCAGAACGCCTGGACCTCGCCCGCGACTTGCACGATCACGTGGCCCACTACGTCACGGCCATGGTCGTCCAGGCCCAGGCTGGTGAACCCACCGCGGAACGTGACCCGGCCACGGCACGCAAGCTGTTCGCCAACATCGAGCGGACCGGCCAGGAAGGGCTGGTGGCGATGAGCCGCATGGTCCGACTCCTGCGCAAAGCGGACGGAGCCGTGGCGGAGGCACCCGTCACCCCCGCCATGACGAGGATCGAGGAGCTCGTCCACCAGTTCAGCGGCACCGGCCAGCAGGCCTGGCTGGACATAGCCGACGACGTGGACGGTACCGTCTGGTCGCCACAACTCGCCAAGTCCGTGGAACGACTGGTCCAGGAGGGCCTGACCAACATCCGCAAGCACGCCCGCACCGCGACCACCGTGCATGTCAAGCTGGGAACCGACGGAGACCGACTGGTCGTCCGCGTACGTGACAACGCGAGCGGTCAGCAACGCGGCCGGGTCTGGTTCCGCCCCAGCGGTTTCGGCATGGTCGGCCTGTCGGAGCGGGTGGTCGAGCTGGGCGGTGAGCTCAGCAGCGGCCCCATGCCGGAGGGCGGCTGGGAGCTGGCTGCGTCGATACCCATGAAGTGA